A stretch of Gorilla gorilla gorilla isolate KB3781 chromosome 9, NHGRI_mGorGor1-v2.1_pri, whole genome shotgun sequence DNA encodes these proteins:
- the SLC39A13 gene encoding zinc transporter ZIP13 isoform X4, which yields MPGCPCPGCGMAGPRLLFLTALALELLGRAGGSQPALRSRGTATACRLDNKESESWGALLSGERLDTWICSLLGSLVVGLSGVFPLLVIPLEMGTMLRSEAGAWRLKQLLSFALGGLLGNVFLHLLPEAWAYTCSASPGGEGQSLQQQQQLGLWVIAGILTFLALEKMFLDSKEEGTSQAPNKDPTAAAAALNGGHCLAQPAAEPGLGAVVRSIKVSGYLNLLANTIDNFTHGLAVAASFLVSKKIGLLTTMAILLHEIPHEVGDFAILLRAGFDRWSAAKLQLSTALGGLLGAGFAICTQSPKGRRRQPGSCPSPLAAFSTSPW from the exons ATGCCTGGATGTCCCTGCCCTGGCTGTGGCATGGCGGGCCCAAGGCTCCTCTTCCTCACTGCCCTTGCCCTGGAGCTCTTGGGAAGGGCTGGGGGTTCCCAGCCGGCCCTCCGGAGCCGGGGGACTGCGACGGCCTGTCGCCTGGACAACAAGGAAAGCGAGTCCTGGGGGGCTCTGCTGAGCGGAGAGCGGCTGGACACCTGGATCTGCTCCCTCCTGGGTTCCCTCGTGGTGGGGCTCAGTGGGGTCTTCCCGTTGCTCGTCATTCCCCTAGAGATGGGGACCATGCTGCGCTCAGAAG CTGGGGCCTGGCGCCTGAAGCAGCTGCTCAGCTTCGCCCTGGGGGGACTCTTGGGCAATGTGTTTCTGCATCTGCTGCCTGAAGCCTGGGCCTACACGTGCAGCGCCAGCCCTG GTGGTGAGGGGCAGAGcctgcagcagcagcaacagctggGGCTGTGGGTCATTGCTGGCATCCTGACCTTCCTGGCGTTGGAGAAGATGTTCCTGGACAGCAAGGAGGAGGGGACCAGCCAG GCCCCCAACAAAGACCCCACTGCTGCTGCCGCCGCGCTCAATGGAGGCCACTGTCTGGCCCAGCCGGCCGCAGAGCCCGGCCTCGGTGCCGTGGTCCGGAGCATCAAA gTCAGCGGCTACCTCAACCTGCTGGCCAACACCATCGACAACTTCACCCACGGGCTGGCTGTGGCTGCCAGCTTCCTTGTGAGCAAGAAG ATCGGGCTCCTGACAACCATGGCCATCCTCCTGCATGAGATCCCCCATGAG GTGGGCGACTTTGCCATCCTGCTCCGGGCCGGCTTTGACCGATGGAGTGCAGCCAAGCTGCAACTCTCAACAGCGCTGGGGGGCCTACTGGGCGCCGGCTTCGCCATCTGTACCCAGTCCCCCAAGGGA AGGAGACGGCAGCCTGGGTCCTGCCCTTCACCTCTGGCGGCTTTCTCTACATCGCCTTGGTGA
- the SLC39A13 gene encoding zinc transporter ZIP13 isoform X1: MPGCPCPGCGMAGPRLLFLTALALELLGRAGGSQPALRSRGTATACRLDNKESESWGALLSGERLDTWICSLLGSLVVGLSGVFPLLVIPLEMGTMLRSEAGAWRLKQLLSFALGGLLGNVFLHLLPEAWAYTCSASPGGEGQSLQQQQQLGLWVIAGILTFLALEKMFLDSKEEGTSQAPNKDPTAAAAALNGGHCLAQPAAEPGLGAVVRSIKVSGYLNLLANTIDNFTHGLAVAASFLVSKKIGLLTTMAILLHEIPHEVGDFAILLRAGFDRWSAAKLQLSTALGGLLGAGFAICTQSPKGVGTGVAGGGGGWHQQRGPSQRVWLPHRWSPGPGGGEHTRCPGRRGADTVPWVPSWVFSPCRGDGSLGPALHLWRLSLHRLGERAP; this comes from the exons ATGCCTGGATGTCCCTGCCCTGGCTGTGGCATGGCGGGCCCAAGGCTCCTCTTCCTCACTGCCCTTGCCCTGGAGCTCTTGGGAAGGGCTGGGGGTTCCCAGCCGGCCCTCCGGAGCCGGGGGACTGCGACGGCCTGTCGCCTGGACAACAAGGAAAGCGAGTCCTGGGGGGCTCTGCTGAGCGGAGAGCGGCTGGACACCTGGATCTGCTCCCTCCTGGGTTCCCTCGTGGTGGGGCTCAGTGGGGTCTTCCCGTTGCTCGTCATTCCCCTAGAGATGGGGACCATGCTGCGCTCAGAAG CTGGGGCCTGGCGCCTGAAGCAGCTGCTCAGCTTCGCCCTGGGGGGACTCTTGGGCAATGTGTTTCTGCATCTGCTGCCTGAAGCCTGGGCCTACACGTGCAGCGCCAGCCCTG GTGGTGAGGGGCAGAGcctgcagcagcagcaacagctggGGCTGTGGGTCATTGCTGGCATCCTGACCTTCCTGGCGTTGGAGAAGATGTTCCTGGACAGCAAGGAGGAGGGGACCAGCCAG GCCCCCAACAAAGACCCCACTGCTGCTGCCGCCGCGCTCAATGGAGGCCACTGTCTGGCCCAGCCGGCCGCAGAGCCCGGCCTCGGTGCCGTGGTCCGGAGCATCAAA gTCAGCGGCTACCTCAACCTGCTGGCCAACACCATCGACAACTTCACCCACGGGCTGGCTGTGGCTGCCAGCTTCCTTGTGAGCAAGAAG ATCGGGCTCCTGACAACCATGGCCATCCTCCTGCATGAGATCCCCCATGAG GTGGGCGACTTTGCCATCCTGCTCCGGGCCGGCTTTGACCGATGGAGTGCAGCCAAGCTGCAACTCTCAACAGCGCTGGGGGGCCTACTGGGCGCCGGCTTCGCCATCTGTACCCAGTCCCCCAAGGGAGTAGGTACGGGCGTGgcgggtggtggtggtgggtggcatCAGCAGAGGGGCCCCAGCCAAAGGGTGTGGCTACCTCACCGCTGGTCCCCAGGCCCGGGAGGTGGGGAGCACACGCGGTGTCCTGGGAGGCGGGGAGCAGACACAGTGCCTTGGGTACCCAGTTGGGTGTTCTCCCCCTGCAGAGGAGACGGCAGCCTGGGTCCTGCCCTTCACCTCTGGCGGCTTTCTCTACATCGCCTTGGTGAACGTGCTCCCTGA
- the SLC39A13 gene encoding zinc transporter ZIP13 isoform X3, with product MPGCPCPGCGMAGPRLLFLTALALELLGRAGGSQPALRSRGTATACRLDNKESESWGALLSGERLDTWICSLLGSLVVGLSGVFPLLVIPLEMGTMLRSEAGAWRLKQLLSFALGGLLGNVFLHLLPEAWAYTCSASPGGEGQSLQQQQQLGLWVIAGILTFLALEKMFLDSKEEGTSQVSGYLNLLANTIDNFTHGLAVAASFLVSKKIGLLTTMAILLHEIPHEVGDFAILLRAGFDRWSAAKLQLSTALGGLLGAGFAICTQSPKGVEETAAWVLPFTSGGFLYIALVNVLPDLLEEEDPWRSLQQLLLLCAGIVVMVLFSLFVD from the exons ATGCCTGGATGTCCCTGCCCTGGCTGTGGCATGGCGGGCCCAAGGCTCCTCTTCCTCACTGCCCTTGCCCTGGAGCTCTTGGGAAGGGCTGGGGGTTCCCAGCCGGCCCTCCGGAGCCGGGGGACTGCGACGGCCTGTCGCCTGGACAACAAGGAAAGCGAGTCCTGGGGGGCTCTGCTGAGCGGAGAGCGGCTGGACACCTGGATCTGCTCCCTCCTGGGTTCCCTCGTGGTGGGGCTCAGTGGGGTCTTCCCGTTGCTCGTCATTCCCCTAGAGATGGGGACCATGCTGCGCTCAGAAG CTGGGGCCTGGCGCCTGAAGCAGCTGCTCAGCTTCGCCCTGGGGGGACTCTTGGGCAATGTGTTTCTGCATCTGCTGCCTGAAGCCTGGGCCTACACGTGCAGCGCCAGCCCTG GTGGTGAGGGGCAGAGcctgcagcagcagcaacagctggGGCTGTGGGTCATTGCTGGCATCCTGACCTTCCTGGCGTTGGAGAAGATGTTCCTGGACAGCAAGGAGGAGGGGACCAGCCAG gTCAGCGGCTACCTCAACCTGCTGGCCAACACCATCGACAACTTCACCCACGGGCTGGCTGTGGCTGCCAGCTTCCTTGTGAGCAAGAAG ATCGGGCTCCTGACAACCATGGCCATCCTCCTGCATGAGATCCCCCATGAG GTGGGCGACTTTGCCATCCTGCTCCGGGCCGGCTTTGACCGATGGAGTGCAGCCAAGCTGCAACTCTCAACAGCGCTGGGGGGCCTACTGGGCGCCGGCTTCGCCATCTGTACCCAGTCCCCCAAGGGAGTAG AGGAGACGGCAGCCTGGGTCCTGCCCTTCACCTCTGGCGGCTTTCTCTACATCGCCTTGGTGAACGTGCTCCCTGACCTCTTGGAAGAAGAGGACCCGTG GCGCTCCCTGCAGCAGCTGCTTCTGCTCTGTGCGGGCATCGTGGTAATGGTGCTGTTCTCGCTCTTCGTGGATTAA
- the SLC39A13 gene encoding zinc transporter ZIP13 isoform X2, producing the protein MPGCPCPGCGMAGPRLLFLTALALELLGRAGGSQPALRSRGTATACRLDNKESESWGALLSGERLDTWICSLLGSLVVGLSGVFPLLVIPLEMGTMLRSEAGAWRLKQLLSFALGGLLGNVFLHLLPEAWAYTCSASPGGEGQSLQQQQQLGLWVIAGILTFLALEKMFLDSKEEGTSQAPNKDPTAAAAALNGGHCLAQPAAEPGLGAVVRSIKVSGYLNLLANTIDNFTHGLAVAASFLVSKKIGLLTTMAILLHEIPHEVGDFAILLRAGFDRWSAAKLQLSTALGGLLGAGFAICTQSPKGVEETAAWVLPFTSGGFLYIALVNVLPDLLEEEDPWRSLQQLLLLCAGIVVMVLFSLFVD; encoded by the exons ATGCCTGGATGTCCCTGCCCTGGCTGTGGCATGGCGGGCCCAAGGCTCCTCTTCCTCACTGCCCTTGCCCTGGAGCTCTTGGGAAGGGCTGGGGGTTCCCAGCCGGCCCTCCGGAGCCGGGGGACTGCGACGGCCTGTCGCCTGGACAACAAGGAAAGCGAGTCCTGGGGGGCTCTGCTGAGCGGAGAGCGGCTGGACACCTGGATCTGCTCCCTCCTGGGTTCCCTCGTGGTGGGGCTCAGTGGGGTCTTCCCGTTGCTCGTCATTCCCCTAGAGATGGGGACCATGCTGCGCTCAGAAG CTGGGGCCTGGCGCCTGAAGCAGCTGCTCAGCTTCGCCCTGGGGGGACTCTTGGGCAATGTGTTTCTGCATCTGCTGCCTGAAGCCTGGGCCTACACGTGCAGCGCCAGCCCTG GTGGTGAGGGGCAGAGcctgcagcagcagcaacagctggGGCTGTGGGTCATTGCTGGCATCCTGACCTTCCTGGCGTTGGAGAAGATGTTCCTGGACAGCAAGGAGGAGGGGACCAGCCAG GCCCCCAACAAAGACCCCACTGCTGCTGCCGCCGCGCTCAATGGAGGCCACTGTCTGGCCCAGCCGGCCGCAGAGCCCGGCCTCGGTGCCGTGGTCCGGAGCATCAAA gTCAGCGGCTACCTCAACCTGCTGGCCAACACCATCGACAACTTCACCCACGGGCTGGCTGTGGCTGCCAGCTTCCTTGTGAGCAAGAAG ATCGGGCTCCTGACAACCATGGCCATCCTCCTGCATGAGATCCCCCATGAG GTGGGCGACTTTGCCATCCTGCTCCGGGCCGGCTTTGACCGATGGAGTGCAGCCAAGCTGCAACTCTCAACAGCGCTGGGGGGCCTACTGGGCGCCGGCTTCGCCATCTGTACCCAGTCCCCCAAGGGAGTAG AGGAGACGGCAGCCTGGGTCCTGCCCTTCACCTCTGGCGGCTTTCTCTACATCGCCTTGGTGAACGTGCTCCCTGACCTCTTGGAAGAAGAGGACCCGTG GCGCTCCCTGCAGCAGCTGCTTCTGCTCTGTGCGGGCATCGTGGTAATGGTGCTGTTCTCGCTCTTCGTGGATTAA